A stretch of the Gemmatirosa kalamazoonensis genome encodes the following:
- a CDS encoding sugar-binding transcriptional regulator, whose protein sequence is MPRPRSAPDLYLLTKVSSLYYLRDQTQQEIADRLRISRPTVSRLLQEAQQQGIVQITVAPPRGLHTELESRLEERFGLQEAQVVALEPRQARDLLKRQLGASAAGYLARTVQRGDSIGLSWGTTLSALVDAMTPLPTDGVRVVQTLGGIGPPDAASYAGSLVRRLAQLLGATPVLLPAPGVVPSAAVRDALRGDQHVQAALKQLDALDVVYVGIGALATNAALNDPASLPPGLLKELRRAGAIGDIALRFFDAAGESVRTSLDERLLGITRDQLRRARRVVAVAGGLEKVDAIAAALATGVISVLFTDQSTAEALASRPK, encoded by the coding sequence ATGCCTCGCCCTCGCTCCGCGCCCGATCTGTACCTCCTCACGAAAGTCAGCTCGCTCTACTACCTGCGCGATCAGACGCAGCAGGAGATCGCGGACCGCCTGCGCATCTCGCGGCCCACGGTGTCGCGGCTGCTGCAGGAGGCGCAGCAACAGGGGATCGTGCAGATCACCGTCGCGCCGCCGCGCGGCCTGCACACCGAGCTCGAGTCGCGGCTCGAGGAGCGCTTCGGGCTGCAGGAAGCGCAGGTCGTCGCCCTGGAACCGCGCCAAGCGCGCGACCTCCTGAAGCGCCAGCTCGGCGCGAGCGCCGCGGGGTACCTCGCGCGCACCGTGCAGCGGGGCGACTCCATCGGGCTGTCGTGGGGCACGACGCTCTCCGCGCTCGTCGACGCGATGACGCCGCTCCCCACCGACGGCGTGCGCGTGGTGCAGACGCTCGGCGGCATCGGGCCGCCCGACGCGGCGTCGTACGCGGGCTCGCTCGTGCGCCGCCTGGCGCAGCTTCTCGGCGCGACGCCCGTGCTGCTGCCGGCGCCGGGCGTGGTGCCGTCGGCCGCGGTGCGCGACGCGCTGCGCGGCGACCAGCACGTGCAGGCCGCGCTGAAGCAGCTCGACGCGCTCGACGTGGTGTACGTGGGCATCGGCGCGCTGGCGACGAACGCGGCGCTGAACGACCCCGCGTCGCTTCCGCCGGGGCTGCTGAAGGAGCTGCGCCGGGCCGGCGCGATCGGCGACATCGCGTTACGCTTCTTCGACGCTGCCGGCGAGAGCGTGCGCACGTCGCTCGACGAGCGGCTGCTCGGCATCACCCGCGACCAGCTCCGCCGCGCGCGCCGCGTCGTGGCGGTCGCGGGTGGGCTCGAGAAGGTCGATGCGATCGCCGCCGCGCTCGCGACCGGCGTCATCAGCGTGCTGTTCACCGATCAGAGCACGGCCGAGGCGCTCGCTTCCCGACCCAAGTGA
- a CDS encoding glycoside hydrolase family 78 protein, whose translation MRLSTSVRRCLVAAVVLLAAARGAPLHAQPAMQVTDLRTEYQTNPLGIDVLAPRLSWRLASSERGAVQGAYEIRVATDAASLASRPLWTTGRVASDSSVQRPYAGPALRSGQRYLWQVRVWDGKGRPSAWSAPAWWEMGLLAPGDWTARWISPDVPEDTTKSNPSPMLRRDFTLAGPVASARLYVTSLGLHEVELNGRRVGDRLFAPGWTSYDHRLQYFTYDVTDLLRPGANAIGATLGDGWYRGHFGFTGKRNNYGTRLALLAQLVVRYADGRTVTLGTDSAWKSSTGPILVSDIYDGERYDARLEKRGWSAAGFADGGWRGVRVTAAPNVALVAPAGPPVRRIQELRPLKVIHTPGGDTVLDLGQNMVGWVRLRARGPSGTTITLRHAEVLDKAGNFYTENLRGAEATNHYTLKGEGEEVFEPHFTFQGFRYVAVSGYPGGDPPLDAITGIVVHSDMAPTGTFESSNALVNQLQHNIQWGQKGNFLDVPTDCPQRDERMGWTGDAQVFAPTAAFNMDVAGFFTKWLGDVALDQKPNGSVPFVVPDVLSKGQPTGGGATGWADVAVVVPWTMYQAYGDTRLLARQYPSMQRWVEYMRAQAGDSLLWKSGFHFGDWLAFASTSADYPGATTDKDLLATAYFAHSTDLLARSAAVLGKRDDAARYRALFERIRAAFDREYVTSRGRLSSNTQTAYALALDFGLLPDSVRDDAARRLAEDVRRMRHLTTGFLGTPALTRALSENGYLDVAYALLLNESYPSWLYPVKQGATTIWERWDGLKPDGTFQDKGMNSFNHYAYGAIGDWMYRVVAGLNIDPEHPGYKHVIVRPRPGGNFTWARAALKTQYGDVASGWKLDGGRMTVTVRVPPNTSATVWLPGATLASVSEGASPVARAAGVTLATQDGAAVRVDVGAGDYTFAYDAARR comes from the coding sequence ATGCGCCTCTCCACCTCCGTCCGGCGGTGCCTCGTGGCGGCCGTCGTCCTGCTCGCGGCGGCGCGCGGCGCGCCCCTGCATGCGCAGCCGGCCATGCAGGTCACCGACCTGCGCACCGAGTACCAGACCAACCCGCTCGGCATCGACGTCCTCGCGCCGCGCCTGTCGTGGAGGCTCGCGTCGAGCGAGCGGGGCGCCGTGCAGGGCGCGTACGAGATCCGCGTCGCGACCGACGCCGCGTCGCTCGCCAGTCGGCCGCTGTGGACCACCGGACGCGTCGCCTCCGACAGCTCCGTGCAGCGGCCGTACGCCGGTCCGGCGCTGCGCAGCGGACAGCGCTACCTGTGGCAGGTGCGCGTGTGGGACGGCAAGGGGCGCCCGTCCGCGTGGAGTGCCCCGGCGTGGTGGGAGATGGGCCTCCTCGCGCCGGGCGACTGGACCGCGCGCTGGATCTCCCCCGACGTCCCCGAGGACACGACGAAGTCGAACCCGAGCCCGATGCTGCGGCGCGACTTCACGCTCGCCGGCCCGGTCGCCTCCGCGCGCCTCTACGTCACGAGCCTCGGGCTGCACGAGGTGGAGCTGAACGGCCGACGCGTCGGCGACCGGCTGTTCGCGCCCGGATGGACGAGCTACGACCACCGCCTGCAGTACTTCACCTACGACGTCACCGACCTGCTGCGCCCCGGCGCGAACGCGATCGGTGCGACGCTCGGCGACGGCTGGTACCGCGGGCACTTCGGCTTCACCGGGAAGCGCAACAACTACGGCACGCGGCTCGCGCTGCTCGCGCAGCTCGTCGTGCGCTACGCGGACGGCCGCACGGTCACGTTAGGCACCGACTCGGCGTGGAAGTCGTCGACCGGGCCGATCCTCGTGTCGGACATCTACGACGGGGAGCGGTACGACGCGCGGCTCGAGAAGCGCGGGTGGAGCGCTGCGGGGTTCGCCGACGGCGGCTGGCGCGGCGTGCGCGTGACGGCGGCGCCTAACGTGGCGCTGGTCGCCCCCGCGGGCCCGCCGGTGCGGCGCATCCAGGAGCTGCGGCCGCTGAAGGTGATCCACACGCCCGGCGGCGACACCGTGCTCGACCTCGGCCAGAACATGGTGGGCTGGGTCCGGCTCAGGGCGCGCGGACCGAGCGGCACGACGATCACGCTGCGACATGCCGAGGTGCTCGACAAGGCGGGGAACTTCTACACCGAGAACCTGCGCGGCGCCGAGGCGACGAACCACTACACGCTGAAGGGGGAAGGGGAGGAAGTCTTCGAGCCGCACTTCACCTTCCAGGGGTTCCGCTACGTCGCGGTGAGCGGCTACCCGGGCGGCGACCCGCCGCTCGACGCGATCACCGGCATCGTGGTGCACTCCGACATGGCGCCGACCGGCACGTTCGAGTCGTCGAACGCGCTCGTGAACCAGCTCCAGCACAACATCCAGTGGGGGCAGAAGGGGAACTTCCTCGACGTCCCCACGGACTGCCCACAGCGCGACGAGCGCATGGGATGGACGGGCGACGCGCAGGTGTTCGCGCCGACGGCCGCCTTCAACATGGACGTCGCCGGCTTCTTCACGAAGTGGCTCGGCGACGTCGCGCTCGACCAGAAGCCTAACGGATCGGTCCCGTTCGTCGTCCCGGACGTGTTGAGCAAGGGACAGCCGACGGGCGGCGGCGCGACGGGGTGGGCCGACGTCGCCGTCGTCGTGCCGTGGACGATGTACCAGGCGTACGGCGACACGCGGCTGCTCGCGCGGCAGTATCCGAGCATGCAGCGGTGGGTGGAGTACATGCGCGCGCAGGCCGGCGACAGCCTGCTCTGGAAGAGCGGCTTCCACTTCGGCGACTGGCTCGCGTTCGCGAGCACGTCGGCGGACTATCCGGGCGCGACGACCGACAAGGATCTCCTCGCGACGGCGTACTTCGCGCACTCCACCGACCTGCTCGCGCGCTCCGCCGCGGTGCTCGGCAAGCGCGACGACGCGGCGCGCTACCGGGCGCTGTTCGAGCGCATCAGGGCGGCGTTCGACCGCGAGTACGTGACGTCGCGCGGACGGCTCAGCTCCAACACGCAGACCGCGTACGCGCTCGCGCTCGACTTCGGGCTGCTTCCCGACAGCGTGCGCGACGACGCCGCGCGGCGTCTCGCCGAGGACGTGCGGCGCATGCGCCACCTCACGACGGGCTTCCTCGGCACGCCGGCGCTCACGCGCGCGCTGAGCGAGAACGGCTATCTCGACGTCGCCTACGCGCTGCTGCTGAACGAGAGCTACCCGTCGTGGCTCTACCCGGTGAAGCAGGGTGCCACGACGATCTGGGAGCGGTGGGACGGCCTCAAGCCGGACGGCACGTTCCAGGACAAGGGCATGAACTCGTTCAACCACTACGCGTACGGCGCGATCGGCGACTGGATGTACCGTGTGGTCGCGGGGCTGAACATCGACCCCGAGCATCCGGGCTACAAGCACGTCATCGTGCGCCCGCGTCCCGGCGGCAACTTCACCTGGGCCCGCGCCGCGCTGAAGACGCAGTACGGCGACGTCGCCTCCGGCTGGAAGCTCGACGGCGGCCGCATGACGGTCACCGTGCGCGTGCCGCCCAACACGAGCGCCACCGTGTGGCTGCCTGGCGCGACGCTCGCGTCGGTCAGCGAGGGCGCGTCGCCCGTCGCGCGTGCCGCCGGCGTCACGTTGGCGACTCAGGACGGCGCCGCCGTGCGCGTCGACGTGGGAGCGGGCGACTACACCTTCGCGTACGACGCCGCTCGACGTTAG